The Anaeromyxobacter sp. Fw109-5 genomic interval TGGCGGGTCCGCGCGCGGTGACCGGCAGGCTCCGCCGCGCGGTGTCGCTCGCGCGCTACTTCGTCGCCATGAACGCCGCCCTGGCGGTCGGGTTCTGGAGGTTCGTGCGAGGGACGCAGCGCGCCACGTGGGAGCGCACCGAGCGGGTGGCGCCGCCGCCGGGCGTGCGCGCCGCGTAGCGCGGGGCGCGCCGACCGGCTACAGAGCCGGGGCATGCCGTACGCCCCCGAGCTCCTCGTCCTCGGCCTCCTCCACACCCTCGATCCCGCGCAGCCGCTCGCGCGGGCCGCGCTGGTCCGCGACGGCCGCTTCGCCTGCGTGGGCAGCGTCGAGGCGTGCACGGCGCGGGCGGGCCCGGGGGCCCGACGCCTGGAGGTCGGCAGCGCGGTGCCCGGGCTCGTGGACGCCCACGGCCACGTGATGGGACTCGGGCGCGCGGCGCTCGAGGTGAGCTGCGCCGGGCTGGAGAGCGACGACGCGTGCGTGGCCCGCGCGGCGGAGCGGGCCCGGGCGCTGCCGGCGGGCAGCTGGATTCGCGGCCGCGGCTGGGACCAGAACCGCTGGGCCGGGCAGGCGTTCCCCACCGAGGCGAAGCTCTCGCGCGCGGTGCCGGCGCATCCGGTCTTCCTCGCCCGGATCGACGGGCACGCGGGCTGGGCGAACGCGGCCGCCCTCGCCGCGGCCGGCGTCGGGCCGGACACGCAGGATCCGACGGGCGGGAAGATCGTGCGCGACGCGCGAGGACGGCCGACCGGAGTCCTCGTGGACGCGGCGATGGATCTGGTGCTGAAGCGGATCCCGCCGCCGTCGGCCCTGGAGATCGAGGAGGCGCTCCGGCGCGGGATGGACGCGCTCGTCCGGCTGGGCATCACCGCGGCGCACGACGCCGGCGTGACCCCCGAGGTGCTCGAGGTCTACCGCCGCCTCGCCGCCGAGGACCGGCTGCCGCTCCGGGTGTATGCGATGCTCGAGGGGGAGGGCTCGGTCGGAGACCTCGAGGCGCGGATGGCGCCCTGGAAGGCCACGCCGGAGGTGGGCCGGCTCACCGTGCGCGCCGTGAAGCTCTACGCGGACGGCGCGCTGGGGAGCCGGGGCGCGGCGCTGCACGAGGACTACGCGGACGATCGCGGGAACCGCGGACTCTTCCTCACCGCGCCCGCGCTGCTGCGCGAGAAGGTCCGGGCGGTCGTCCGGGCCGAGTTCCAGCCGGCGGTCCACGCGATCGGCGACCGCGCCATCTCCGAGACGATCGCCGCCATCGAGGCCGCGGGTGAGCGCGGCGCGGTGCGCGCGCTGCGACCGCGGATCGAGCACCTCCAGATCCTGCGGCTCGCCGACGCGCCCCGCCTGGCGGCGGCCGGGATCGTCGCGTCCATGCAGCCCTCGCACGCGACGAG includes:
- a CDS encoding amidohydrolase, whose amino-acid sequence is MPYAPELLVLGLLHTLDPAQPLARAALVRDGRFACVGSVEACTARAGPGARRLEVGSAVPGLVDAHGHVMGLGRAALEVSCAGLESDDACVARAAERARALPAGSWIRGRGWDQNRWAGQAFPTEAKLSRAVPAHPVFLARIDGHAGWANAAALAAAGVGPDTQDPTGGKIVRDARGRPTGVLVDAAMDLVLKRIPPPSALEIEEALRRGMDALVRLGITAAHDAGVTPEVLEVYRRLAAEDRLPLRVYAMLEGEGSVGDLEARMAPWKATPEVGRLTVRAVKLYADGALGSRGAALHEDYADDRGNRGLFLTAPALLREKVRAVVRAEFQPAVHAIGDRAISETIAAIEAAGERGAVRALRPRIEHLQILRLADAPRLAAAGIVASMQPSHATSDAPWVPDRLDASAPRLAGAYAWRSVLRAGVPLAFGSDFPIESPDVRLGLAAAETRLAAGAPAPFLPDERLAREEALRAFTAGAAFAAFAEGRRGMIREGFDADLTAFAADVLSVPASALPALPVTHAIVGGRLEREP